One genomic segment of Arcobacter porcinus includes these proteins:
- a CDS encoding M3 family metallopeptidase, translating into MVFKEFNLDNLEKSNIILEDLLNSSRKEIENLLSLENKTYKNFVVPFQEIGENINVFLTPIFHIDSVKNSEITSKVYEECLPIISKYESELSQNENIYSALKDIQSKEYIHLSVIQNRVLENEIRDFELSGCQLEKDKKKRLEEIDLALAELSHKFSQNLLKATNDFELIVENFEDVKEIPKSDLELAKFEENGKVKYKFTLQMPSYLAYMTYGTSREKREELYKAYTTRAPENGVIIEKILNLKDEKVKILGFENYAAFSLSTKMAKTEQEVVSFLEKLGKLAKPNAKKELEELKELALKDGIKDFKSSDMSYYSEKLKKAQYDIDEEYYRPYFEQNSVLKGFFDFLEAMFGVKFTKTDAKAWDDKVQVYDLSENGVVSSRIFIDLEARKDKRGGAWMNNWHSYYKTSKADISLPTAYIVCNFPPSSDEIPSLLRHSDVVTLFHEMGHALHHLLSKVEEVNVSGISGVAWDVVEFPSQFLEYFSYDKEVLKLFAKHYKTKETLSDEAIDKLIKARNFQSSMATVRQIEFAMFDFKLHQKLYKSENEVQSLLDSIREDFSIMIPPSYNKFQNGFSHIFAGGYSAGYYSYKWAEVLSADAFYMFIESGNIFNKELGIKYKNEILSKGGSMDMDKLFYNFAQREAKVESLLKIDGIIS; encoded by the coding sequence ATAGTGTTTAAAGAGTTTAATTTAGATAATTTAGAAAAATCAAATATTATTTTAGAAGATTTATTAAATAGTAGTAGAAAAGAGATTGAAAATCTTTTGAGTTTGGAAAATAAAACATATAAAAACTTTGTTGTTCCATTTCAAGAAATAGGGGAGAATATTAATGTTTTTCTTACTCCAATATTTCATATTGATTCAGTAAAGAATTCTGAAATAACTTCAAAAGTATATGAAGAATGTCTTCCAATAATATCAAAGTACGAAAGTGAACTAAGTCAAAATGAAAATATTTATAGTGCTTTAAAAGATATACAGTCTAAAGAATATATCCATTTAAGTGTTATACAGAATAGAGTTCTTGAAAATGAAATAAGAGACTTTGAATTATCAGGTTGTCAGCTTGAAAAAGATAAGAAAAAAAGACTTGAGGAGATTGATTTAGCTTTAGCAGAACTTTCTCACAAGTTTTCTCAAAATCTTTTAAAAGCTACAAATGATTTTGAATTAATAGTTGAAAACTTTGAAGATGTAAAAGAGATTCCTAAATCAGATTTGGAACTAGCAAAATTTGAAGAAAATGGGAAAGTAAAATATAAATTTACATTACAAATGCCTTCATATTTAGCATATATGACTTATGGTACATCAAGAGAAAAAAGAGAAGAACTTTATAAAGCTTATACTACAAGAGCACCAGAAAATGGAGTAATTATTGAGAAAATACTTAATCTAAAAGATGAAAAAGTTAAGATTTTAGGTTTTGAAAACTATGCTGCATTCTCTTTATCTACAAAAATGGCAAAAACAGAACAAGAGGTTGTAAGTTTTTTAGAAAAACTTGGGAAACTTGCTAAACCTAATGCAAAAAAAGAGCTTGAAGAACTAAAAGAACTAGCATTAAAAGATGGAATTAAAGATTTTAAATCAAGTGATATGAGTTATTATAGTGAAAAGCTTAAAAAGGCTCAATATGATATTGATGAAGAGTATTATAGACCTTATTTTGAACAAAATTCAGTATTAAAAGGTTTTTTTGATTTTCTAGAAGCTATGTTTGGAGTTAAATTTACAAAAACAGATGCAAAAGCTTGGGATGATAAAGTACAAGTTTATGATTTAAGTGAAAATGGGGTTGTAAGTTCTAGAATTTTTATAGATTTAGAAGCTAGAAAAGATAAAAGAGGCGGTGCTTGGATGAATAACTGGCACTCTTATTACAAAACAAGTAAAGCAGATATAAGTTTACCAACAGCTTATATAGTTTGTAATTTTCCACCATCTTCAGATGAAATTCCATCTCTTCTTAGACATAGTGATGTTGTAACACTATTTCACGAAATGGGACATGCATTACATCACTTATTAAGTAAAGTAGAAGAAGTAAATGTAAGTGGAATCTCTGGAGTTGCTTGGGATGTGGTTGAATTTCCATCTCAGTTTTTAGAATACTTTTCATATGATAAAGAGGTTTTAAAGCTTTTTGCAAAGCACTATAAAACAAAAGAGACTTTAAGCGATGAAGCTATTGATAAATTAATAAAAGCACGAAACTTCCAATCATCAATGGCAACTGTAAGACAAATAGAGTTTGCTATGTTTGACTTTAAACTACATCAAAAGTTATACAAAAGTGAAAATGAAGTACAAAGTTTATTAGATTCTATAAGAGAAGATTTTTCTATAATGATTCCACCTAGTTATAATAAATTCCAAAATGGTTTTTCTCATATTTTTGCAGGTGGATATAGTGCAGGATATTACTCTTATAAATGGGCTGAAGTACTAAGTGCTGATGCTTTCTATATGTTTATAGAGTCTGGAAACATCTTTAATAAAGAGCTTGGAATTAAATACAAAAATGAAATTTTAAGCAAAGGTGGAAGTATGGATATGGATAAATTATTCTATAATTTTGCACAAAGAGAAGCAAAAGTTGAATCATTATTGAAAATTGATGGAATTATTAGCTAA
- a CDS encoding zonular occludens toxin domain-containing protein, translating to MAITYYTGIPRSGKSLKAVAKIYDIFIAPNIPKTTFLDRLIEKSNLDKKETNPYNYCYTNINQFNFSLDERLKKLDFDILLSQLIQLYEIYKNPDLDDSHLLEKAREFELDNSLFVIDEAHNYFDKKNEVLIWWLTYHGHLYQDIILITQQLSLIPQEYTKYTEYFYKAIPQRFRFSKNVFKYIEYSGSQMFKNQKLGVVSLRVKQEYFNMYVSGAIKKDKPIFYKYIFLLFLAFSLLVFLFFRLTGSFSQDEEIENINQSENIYLENEIKNQNKDLTTPKTLLDKKSLFRFVCFNEFCYYNSKKDFLEVPISILDNFLKDMDTKDYFTKYRDESLIIYLFAKDEDFDFLNKKNDEQNNKNQLFRT from the coding sequence ATGGCTATTACATATTATACTGGTATTCCAAGAAGCGGTAAGTCTTTAAAAGCTGTTGCAAAAATTTATGATATTTTTATAGCTCCAAATATTCCAAAAACTACTTTTTTAGATAGATTAATTGAAAAATCAAATTTAGATAAAAAAGAAACTAATCCTTATAATTATTGCTATACAAATATAAATCAGTTTAATTTTTCACTAGATGAAAGATTAAAAAAACTAGATTTTGATATATTGTTATCTCAACTTATACAACTTTATGAAATATATAAAAATCCTGATTTAGATGATTCTCATCTATTAGAAAAGGCAAGAGAATTTGAACTTGATAATTCTCTTTTTGTAATAGATGAAGCTCATAACTATTTTGATAAAAAAAATGAAGTTTTAATATGGTGGTTAACTTATCACGGTCATTTATATCAAGATATAATATTAATAACTCAACAATTATCATTAATCCCGCAAGAATACACAAAATATACAGAATATTTTTATAAAGCAATACCGCAAAGATTTAGATTTTCTAAAAATGTTTTTAAATATATAGAATATTCAGGCTCTCAAATGTTTAAAAACCAAAAATTAGGAGTTGTTAGCTTAAGAGTAAAACAAGAATATTTTAATATGTATGTATCAGGAGCAATAAAAAAAGATAAACCAATATTTTATAAGTATATTTTTCTATTATTTCTAGCTTTTTCACTTCTAGTATTTTTATTTTTTCGATTAACTGGCTCTTTTTCACAAGATGAAGAGATTGAAAATATAAATCAAAGTGAAAATATATACTTAGAAAATGAGATAAAAAATCAAAACAAAGATCTAACAACTCCAAAAACACTTTTAGATAAAAAATCTCTTTTTAGATTTGTTTGTTTTAATGAATTTTGTTATTACAATTCAAAAAAAGACTTCTTAGAAGTACCTATCTCTATTCTTGATAATTTTTTAAAAGATATGGATACAAAAGACTATTTTACAAAATATCGTGATGAATCTCTTATCATCTATCTTTTTGCAAAAGATGAAGATTTTGATTTTTTAAATAAAAAGAATGATGAACAAAACAATAAAAATCAACTATTTAGGACATAA
- the prmC gene encoding peptide chain release factor N(5)-glutamine methyltransferase, which produces MTIKECVRKYTSELKEVTHIPAKEVEILIMYLLEKNVIWLHLNYDKPYTKEKELQELIKKRASGYPLEYIIKRASFYGESFIVEDGVLIPRPETEILVENAKEIIEKELENSDKYKEKVLKVLEIGTGSGIISTMLALLIENIKIVAVDINPKALKLAQRNADKFSVSNKIEFIDSDLFTNIEKDDFFMVVSNPPYIKDSYKLPKNVEFEPKNALFGGVIGDELLKSIIKETSKRDIPYLLCEMGYDQKASLEEYFKEFNVEFHSFYKDYENFDRGFTLKFKEKKEI; this is translated from the coding sequence ATGACAATAAAAGAGTGTGTAAGAAAATACACATCAGAATTAAAAGAAGTTACACATATTCCAGCTAAAGAAGTTGAGATACTAATTATGTATTTATTGGAAAAGAATGTTATTTGGCTACATCTTAACTATGATAAGCCATATACAAAAGAGAAAGAACTTCAAGAATTGATAAAAAAAAGAGCTAGTGGATATCCCTTGGAATATATTATAAAAAGAGCTAGTTTTTATGGTGAAAGTTTTATTGTTGAAGATGGAGTTCTAATTCCAAGACCAGAAACTGAGATATTAGTTGAAAATGCAAAAGAAATTATTGAAAAAGAGCTAGAAAATAGTGATAAATATAAAGAAAAGGTCTTAAAAGTATTAGAAATAGGTACAGGAAGTGGAATAATATCTACTATGTTGGCACTTTTAATTGAAAATATTAAGATAGTAGCTGTTGATATTAATCCAAAAGCCTTAAAACTTGCACAAAGAAATGCAGATAAATTTTCTGTGAGTAATAAAATAGAGTTTATAGATAGTGATTTATTTACAAATATTGAAAAAGATGATTTTTTTATGGTAGTTTCAAATCCACCATATATAAAAGACTCTTATAAATTGCCAAAAAATGTAGAATTTGAACCAAAAAATGCACTTTTTGGAGGAGTTATTGGAGATGAACTTCTTAAAAGTATTATAAAAGAGACGAGTAAAAGAGATATTCCATATTTACTTTGTGAGATGGGATATGATCAAAAAGCTAGTTTAGAAGAGTATTTTAAAGAGTTTAATGTAGAATTTCATAGTTTTTATAAAGATTATGAAAATTTTGATAGAGGATTTACTCTAAAATTTAAAGAAAAAAAGGAGATATAG
- a CDS encoding RNA pyrophosphohydrolase yields the protein MTNKEENESEKKNLRPNVAAIILSSRYPEKCEIFIASRVDVSNAWQFPQGGIDEGESSKEALFRELEEEIGTKDVEIIAEYPDWVSYLFPPVIAKKMYPYDGQKQKYYLVKLKQGAKIDINTDIPEFSEYKFVSIKDIYEHITFFKRTVYKQVLKYFKQEGYI from the coding sequence ATGACTAATAAAGAAGAGAATGAATCAGAGAAAAAAAATTTAAGACCAAATGTAGCAGCAATTATTTTGTCATCAAGATATCCTGAAAAATGTGAGATTTTTATAGCTTCAAGAGTAGATGTTTCAAATGCTTGGCAATTTCCTCAAGGTGGAATTGACGAAGGTGAGAGTTCAAAAGAGGCACTTTTTAGAGAGCTTGAAGAAGAGATAGGAACAAAAGATGTAGAAATAATTGCAGAGTATCCAGATTGGGTATCTTATTTATTTCCTCCTGTTATTGCAAAAAAGATGTATCCATATGATGGGCAAAAACAAAAATATTATTTAGTTAAATTAAAACAAGGAGCAAAAATAGATATAAATACTGATATTCCAGAGTTTAGTGAATATAAATTTGTATCTATAAAAGATATTTATGAACATATAACATTTTTTAAAAGAACTGTTTATAAACAGGTGTTAAAGTATTTTAAGCAAGAGGGATATATTTAA
- a CDS encoding tyrosine-type recombinase/integrase, with product MRYDLDFKNDFESTLLFWIERFVRYKLTSLSNRNVLDKDKLASIIQLLVKGTKSIEELEIVVKDARNIGLAGINTYFNPLLKLYKYTLNLGLASMKEIDEEFLSDFLASQTSSLSDASKKNHRIALLALFSYIDKQNENEDGSSYLFKIELKNWGGLIGKSGSKLPSFMNSDEVNKFLQAIDSFEFSENTAYRNRLIIKIIIYTGIRVSEMLNLKIKEVFNENDVYMLQIRGKGNKPRVVMIKKEIIEHDLQNWLAQRVCNSDILVCNQKGERLTQAYISRMVENILISAGIRKEKNGAHMLRHSFATLLYSKHKDLILVQEALGHADINTSRIYTHFDKDRLRKTTEIF from the coding sequence ATGAGATATGATTTAGATTTTAAAAACGATTTTGAATCTACACTTCTTTTTTGGATTGAAAGATTTGTTAGATATAAACTTACTAGTTTATCAAATAGAAATGTATTAGATAAAGATAAACTAGCTTCTATTATTCAATTATTAGTTAAAGGTACAAAATCTATTGAAGAATTAGAAATAGTTGTTAAAGATGCAAGAAATATAGGATTAGCTGGAATAAATACATATTTTAACCCTCTTTTAAAACTGTATAAATATACATTGAATTTAGGATTAGCTTCCATGAAAGAGATAGATGAGGAATTCCTTAGTGATTTTTTAGCTAGTCAAACTAGCTCTTTATCTGATGCAAGTAAGAAAAACCATAGAATTGCCCTACTTGCACTATTTTCATATATAGATAAACAAAATGAGAATGAAGATGGAAGCTCTTATTTATTTAAAATTGAGCTAAAAAATTGGGGCGGTTTGATTGGTAAAAGTGGTTCAAAACTACCCTCTTTTATGAATAGTGATGAAGTTAATAAATTTTTACAAGCAATAGATAGTTTTGAATTTTCAGAAAATACTGCATATAGAAATAGACTTATTATTAAAATAATAATTTATACAGGAATAAGAGTTAGCGAAATGTTAAATTTAAAAATAAAAGAAGTTTTCAATGAAAATGATGTTTATATGCTACAAATTAGAGGAAAAGGTAATAAACCAAGAGTTGTTATGATAAAAAAAGAGATAATTGAGCATGATTTACAAAATTGGTTAGCACAAAGAGTTTGCAATAGTGATATTTTGGTTTGTAATCAAAAAGGAGAAAGGCTTACTCAAGCATATATTAGTAGAATGGTTGAAAATATCTTAATAAGTGCTGGAATAAGAAAAGAGAAAAATGGTGCTCATATGTTAAGACATAGTTTTGCAACCCTACTTTATTCAAAACATAAAGATTTGATATTAGTTCAAGAAGCTTTGGGTCATGCAGATATAAATACTAGCCGTATTTATACCCACTTTGATAAAGATAGATTAAGGAAAACTACTGAAATATTTTAA
- a CDS encoding replication endonuclease: MYGINKSIRETTLKKIQKQKDFLEKYHFDFNRLVDGEIKKVSVPMSNLVKSAIFNQNRYLAEIQERVNSLNNYATLNDLKPLFITITLPTEYHKYRTIKNGKVVKNPKFANKHLLKKLQKENPNLDEDELKKFDEKNFNPNAGAKYLSKVFKKMIDLQILKKIPKEKKCYFRVYEPHRDGTPHLHLNFFVPKEKLEDVYHHLVDYFEKNYNARVDIQKDIKNNTAYLMKYILKTLDDMRQSPELSDLSIWYIHNKITRFYTSRTLIALEVYRKVYNQFSLLELTYKFKNKEINYFVDTETKEVVEITNTYTSLYFKKSTLKDFFEFEKTNEQIKSCRKNFNAKAEYEKSLKRKDEMIPIYLDGIKFYMIDNVLKKEVKPVTHYTNLTLILHYNYLQEHIDSIDINHFYIVKKEMIRRNLLDDKIDLTNELYKYGF, encoded by the coding sequence ATGTATGGTATAAATAAGAGTATAAGAGAAACTACCCTTAAGAAGATACAAAAACAAAAAGATTTTCTTGAAAAATATCATTTTGATTTTAATAGGCTTGTAGATGGAGAGATAAAAAAAGTATCTGTTCCAATGTCAAACCTTGTAAAAAGTGCTATTTTTAATCAAAATAGATATTTAGCAGAAATACAAGAAAGAGTAAACAGCTTGAATAATTATGCAACTCTTAACGATTTAAAACCACTATTTATAACTATAACACTACCGACTGAATACCATAAATATAGAACTATAAAAAATGGTAAAGTTGTAAAAAACCCAAAATTTGCAAATAAGCATTTATTAAAAAAATTACAAAAAGAAAATCCAAATTTAGATGAAGATGAATTAAAAAAATTTGATGAAAAGAATTTCAATCCAAATGCTGGAGCAAAATATCTATCAAAAGTATTTAAAAAAATGATAGATTTGCAAATACTAAAAAAGATACCAAAAGAAAAGAAGTGTTATTTTAGAGTATATGAGCCACATCGTGACGGAACACCGCATTTACATTTAAATTTTTTTGTACCAAAAGAAAAGCTAGAAGATGTTTATCATCATCTAGTAGATTATTTTGAAAAGAATTATAATGCAAGAGTAGACATACAAAAAGACATAAAAAATAATACAGCTTATTTAATGAAATATATTCTAAAAACTTTAGATGATATGCGACAAAGTCCAGAATTATCAGATTTAAGTATATGGTATATACATAATAAAATAACTCGATTTTATACAAGTAGAACACTTATAGCTTTAGAAGTTTATAGAAAAGTTTATAATCAATTTTCACTTTTAGAACTTACATATAAGTTTAAAAATAAAGAGATAAACTACTTTGTAGATACAGAAACAAAGGAAGTTGTAGAGATAACAAATACATATACTAGCCTATATTTCAAAAAATCAACTTTAAAAGATTTCTTTGAATTTGAAAAAACAAATGAACAGATAAAAAGTTGTAGAAAGAATTTTAATGCAAAAGCTGAATATGAAAAATCATTAAAAAGAAAAGATGAAATGATACCAATATATCTTGATGGAATAAAATTCTATATGATAGATAATGTCTTAAAGAAAGAAGTAAAACCAGTTACACATTACACAAATTTAACACTAATTTTACATTATAACTATCTTCAAGAGCATATAGATAGTATTGACATAAATCATTTTTATATAGTAAAAAAAGAGATGATAAGAAGAAATCTACTTGATGATAAAATAGACCTAACTAATGAATTATATAAATATGGCTTCTAA
- the hemW gene encoding radical SAM family heme chaperone HemW, producing MLLYIHIPFCDSKCFYCAFNSYTNKNSQKINYMKALEIGLEDSINKHLKDKNKKLETVFIGGGTPSTIDAQLYKNIFELLKPYLEKDCEVTTEANPNSATKEWLKSMFDFGVNRVSFGVQSFNDKKLKFLGRNHNMLNAINAIQNAKCIGFNSINCDIVYGVQDDTFESLKEDFDTIKSLEVEHISAYSLIIEEDTKFFLHEKELRKNKKSLKIDDEELSYELFKYLDKLGYKQYEIANFSLDKKFESKHNYGYWSHKEYLGVGAGAVAYIDGKREYTNKSIEKYIENPLYKNFEYLDDEDIKAEKVLLGFRCKFGVDINLFTKTELRKIDELIEENRICIVDNRVYNNNFLLADEISLYILD from the coding sequence TTGCTTTTATACATACATATACCTTTTTGTGATAGTAAATGTTTTTACTGTGCATTTAACTCTTACACAAATAAAAATAGCCAAAAAATAAATTATATGAAGGCCTTAGAAATAGGGCTTGAAGATAGTATAAATAAACATTTAAAAGATAAAAATAAAAAATTAGAAACAGTATTTATAGGTGGAGGAACACCTTCAACAATAGATGCACAACTATACAAAAATATTTTTGAACTTTTAAAACCATATTTAGAAAAAGATTGTGAAGTTACAACAGAAGCAAATCCAAATAGTGCAACAAAAGAGTGGCTAAAGTCAATGTTTGATTTTGGTGTTAATAGAGTTAGTTTTGGTGTACAAAGTTTTAATGATAAAAAACTAAAATTTCTAGGAAGAAATCATAATATGCTTAATGCTATTAATGCTATACAAAATGCAAAATGTATAGGCTTTAATAGTATTAATTGTGATATAGTTTATGGTGTGCAAGATGATACATTTGAGAGTTTAAAAGAAGATTTTGATACAATTAAAAGTTTAGAAGTTGAGCATATAAGTGCATATAGTTTAATCATAGAAGAAGATACAAAATTCTTCTTACATGAAAAAGAGCTAAGAAAAAATAAAAAAAGTTTAAAAATAGATGATGAAGAACTTAGCTATGAACTTTTTAAATATCTAGATAAATTGGGATATAAACAATACGAAATAGCAAATTTTAGCTTAGATAAAAAGTTTGAATCAAAGCATAACTATGGTTATTGGAGTCATAAAGAGTATCTAGGTGTTGGAGCTGGAGCCGTTGCTTATATTGATGGAAAAAGAGAATATACAAATAAAAGTATAGAAAAATATATTGAAAATCCTCTGTATAAAAATTTTGAATATCTTGATGATGAAGATATAAAAGCCGAAAAAGTATTATTAGGATTTAGATGTAAGTTTGGTGTTGATATAAATTTATTTACAAAAACAGAGTTAAGAAAAATAGATGAATTAATAGAAGAAAATAGAATTTGTATAGTAGATAATAGGGTTTATAATAATAATTTTCTATTAGCAGATGAAATTTCATTATATATTTTAGATTAA
- a CDS encoding aspartate kinase — translation MLKVLKFGGTSVGTLERISNVAQIIKKIKDEGHDVIAIVSAMSGETNKLIEYAEYYSKTPEPRELDMLLSSGERVTSALLSIALNSLGYKTTSMTGREAGILTTDSHTKAKIEDIDTTKMRNALNEGNIIIVAGFQGVTKDGSRVTTLGRGGSDLSAVAIAGAIKADVCEIYTDVDGIYTTDPRIEPKAKKLEKISYDEMLELASLGAKVLQNRSVEMAKKLNVNLVSRSSFTPEVEGTLITNEEEIMEKPIVSGIALDRNQVRVGMYGVIDKPGVASKIFTALADANINVDMIVQTRGLDGTTDLDFTVPTNELEICKKVMEQFKAEAKNIDYNEAICKVSIVGVGMKSNTGVASKAFTALANENINIRIISTSEIKISMIIDEKYAELAVRSLHDAYNLDK, via the coding sequence ATGTTAAAGGTATTAAAATTTGGTGGTACAAGCGTTGGAACATTAGAAAGAATTTCAAATGTTGCACAAATTATTAAAAAAATAAAAGATGAAGGTCATGATGTTATAGCTATTGTTTCAGCTATGAGTGGAGAGACTAATAAATTAATAGAGTATGCAGAATATTATAGTAAAACTCCAGAACCAAGAGAACTTGATATGCTTTTAAGTTCTGGTGAAAGAGTTACTTCAGCTCTACTTTCTATTGCATTAAATAGCTTGGGATACAAAACAACTTCTATGACAGGAAGAGAAGCTGGAATTTTAACAACAGATTCTCACACTAAAGCAAAAATTGAAGATATTGATACAACAAAAATGAGAAATGCCTTAAATGAAGGTAATATAATAATTGTTGCAGGTTTCCAAGGAGTTACAAAAGATGGCTCAAGAGTTACTACTTTAGGTAGAGGTGGAAGTGATTTATCTGCTGTTGCAATTGCAGGTGCAATAAAAGCAGATGTTTGTGAAATTTATACAGATGTTGATGGTATTTATACAACAGATCCAAGAATTGAGCCAAAAGCAAAAAAACTTGAAAAAATCTCTTATGATGAGATGTTAGAGCTTGCAAGTTTAGGTGCAAAAGTTTTACAAAACAGATCAGTAGAGATGGCAAAAAAACTTAATGTAAATTTAGTATCAAGAAGTAGCTTCACTCCAGAAGTTGAAGGTACATTAATAACAAATGAAGAGGAAATAATGGAAAAACCAATTGTAAGTGGAATAGCTTTAGATAGAAATCAAGTTAGAGTAGGAATGTATGGTGTTATTGATAAACCAGGTGTTGCAAGTAAAATATTTACAGCTCTTGCTGATGCAAATATAAATGTTGATATGATAGTTCAAACAAGAGGACTTGATGGAACTACTGATTTAGATTTTACTGTACCAACAAATGAGTTAGAAATTTGTAAAAAAGTTATGGAACAATTTAAAGCTGAAGCTAAAAACATTGATTACAATGAAGCAATTTGCAAAGTTTCAATAGTTGGTGTTGGTATGAAATCAAATACAGGAGTTGCTTCAAAAGCATTTACAGCTTTAGCAAATGAGAATATCAATATTAGAATAATCTCTACAAGTGAGATAAAAATATCTATGATTATAGATGAAAAATATGCAGAATTAGCTGTAAGATCACTACATGATGCTTATAATTTGGATAAATAA
- a CDS encoding type II secretion system protein GspD, with amino-acid sequence MKKLIFTLLLIISFLKAESINLNLVDFSVLVSNKNKINILIDENLKNNNFVFTISDEKDFYLEAFKKALEVNLLELVEDEKIFYVRKLKIYHEKERFRTIKLNFVNYEDIKPFLENFRTDIKHSFIKTSKTIVFNSLEDEYIEIKNIISEVDRKPTQYKLKLTILETNLDKLKEYGVNNKIELKGSNNLFLSILTYPFEVSNNIATAEKTNFYTFLKLMNQKGNSKFLSSPTLTISDEKKTIFSIVENLPFKNASMQVENNDTKIANNFEYKDIGLEISIKPKVYEDNHIYLDLNLSLSNVISNVDNMPITSKKYVNQEINLRKDELFLLTGLNKRTKIENENNIPILSDIPLLGWLFKSKENKENEINLSILIEVIEDNISTNYEEMEF; translated from the coding sequence ATGAAAAAACTAATCTTTACTCTACTTTTAATAATATCATTTTTAAAAGCTGAATCAATTAATCTTAATTTAGTAGATTTTTCTGTTCTTGTATCTAATAAAAATAAAATTAATATTTTAATAGATGAAAATTTAAAAAATAACAACTTTGTATTTACTATCTCTGATGAAAAAGATTTTTATTTAGAAGCTTTTAAAAAAGCTTTAGAAGTAAATTTATTAGAATTGGTAGAAGATGAAAAAATCTTCTATGTAAGAAAATTAAAAATCTATCATGAAAAAGAGAGATTTAGAACTATAAAATTAAATTTTGTAAATTATGAAGATATAAAACCTTTTTTAGAAAATTTTAGAACAGATATAAAGCACTCTTTTATAAAAACTTCAAAAACAATAGTTTTTAACTCTTTAGAAGATGAATATATAGAGATAAAAAATATTATCAGTGAAGTAGATAGAAAACCTACACAATATAAATTAAAATTAACAATTTTAGAAACAAATTTAGATAAATTAAAAGAATATGGTGTAAATAATAAAATAGAATTAAAAGGCTCTAATAATCTATTTTTATCTATTCTTACATATCCATTTGAAGTTTCAAATAATATAGCAACAGCTGAAAAAACAAATTTCTATACATTTTTAAAATTAATGAATCAAAAAGGAAATTCAAAGTTTTTAAGTTCTCCAACTTTGACAATAAGTGATGAGAAAAAAACAATATTTTCTATTGTTGAAAACTTGCCTTTTAAAAATGCAAGTATGCAAGTTGAAAACAATGATACAAAAATTGCAAATAATTTTGAGTATAAAGATATAGGTCTAGAAATATCAATTAAACCAAAAGTTTATGAAGATAATCATATTTATTTAGATCTCAATTTATCACTTTCAAATGTTATTTCAAATGTAGATAATATGCCTATCACTTCGAAAAAATATGTAAATCAAGAAATAAATTTAAGAAAAGATGAACTTTTTTTGCTAACTGGTTTAAACAAAAGAACAAAAATAGAAAATGAAAATAATATCCCTATTCTTTCAGATATTCCGTTGCTTGGCTGGTTATTTAAATCAAAAGAAAATAAAGAAAATGAAATAAATTTATCAATTTTAATTGAAGTAATAGAAGATAATATTTCTACAAATTACGAAGAAATGGAGTTTTAG